A stretch of DNA from Lysinibacillus sp. B2A1:
GACTATTAAGGAACGTAATTCAAATTATAACTTTTTTATCCCCAGTGCTTATAATTTCTTGAAAATTCTTATTTTTAAGCGTTCTTGAATACTTAATTTTTTGATATGGGGCTTGTATTTAGCAATTTTTTTAAACCTATATTCACTGTTGCTCGTTTATTCATTTATGGAGATATAACACTAGACGGATTTGCAGAAATAGGATTTCTGACTTTATTCGTCCTACTTGAAATAATTGCAATCCTTATATGAAGGAGGAGTATCATGCGTTTTCTTTTTTGGCTAAGTGTTGTTATCTCGGGAATGGTAAGTGTTGTCGGCTTTGCACTCACTAAAATGACTACTTCTTCATTCGACCCCACAGGTGATAATTTTGTTGGAGGAAATGGAAACCCAGGCTTAATGTTTGTTATGCTTCCAATGTTAATTATTCTTTATTTTTTCTTTGCGATGATGTTTGTTTTTGAAAAGATCCATGAACGTTTTTCAGTGAAAAGGAAACTATTTCAAGCCTGCTATTCAGGGGTGTTTGTGGTGATTTTAGGAATGACGATTTACCGAATCGTTTCATTTCGAAATGAAATCAATCCATATTTTGAATACGAAATATCCTATTTAAATCCTTTTTCTAATGATTTATTTTTTAACTTCTGGACATTTATAGCCTGCCTTTGTGTTTCAGGATTTTTCTCATTTTATTTAAAGAAAAGAATATGAAGAAATGCAGTTAAACTAAAGATCACTCTTTGATGGGTGATTTTCTGTGCTCTTGATATGATCGACCTGATCGGATTACGGGCATTCCTGAGCGAATATCCTTTCGACCTGATCGGATTACGGGCATTCCCGAGCGAATATCTTTTCGACCTGATCGGATTACGGGCATTCCTGAGCGAATATCCTTTCGACCTGATCGGATTACGGGCATTCCTGAGCGAATATCCTTTCGACCTGATCGGATTACGGGCATTCCTGAGCGAATATCCTTTCGACCTGATCGGATTACGGGCATTCCTGAGCGAATATCCTTTCGACTTGATCGGATTACGGGCATTCCCGAGCGAATATCCTTTCACCCTGAGCAGTTTTCGGTCATAAGATCATTAAATATTAGGTTCTAAATATTTTTTGGGGTATTCACACAATTGCATGCATAAAAAGCACAGATTCGCTATGTATGTTGTTATGGTACATCTAGGAAAAGTGTAGTGCTTTTCTATAATTGGTTATGGGAAAGGGATAGTCTTCTCAATATGTAGTAGACAATCGTTAGAGAATTGGCTGGAATGGTAGAAACGGACAAGTAATAAGTAATATATTATACGGAGTAAACATTGTAATGAGTTAAATTATGTTAAAGATTATTATGAATTTTAACCCCATTTTAACCCCAACGCTTCTTTTGGTATAAAAAAATCACCCTCCAATAATGGAAGGGTGATTCGCTCAAAAGCCTTATGGCTGTAAGATTAAATTAAAAAGCCGCGTATGCCGTAGTTATTATAGAAAGTTTTAAACCACCACTCCTCAAATGAGTTGTTACACGAAAATTATTTATAAATAATAGCAATAAATGCCGTTAATAAAAGCTTTCTGAAAAGTATTTATCATTAATTATTATTGATTACAATTATTTATAAACAATTTTAACACCAGTTTAACACCAATATAGCACCAGTTAATTTAACTGGTATTAAGATTGTTTTTTTACTTTAAAGAAGTTATCTAATTTGTCAGCAGCTGCACGATCAGCAGATTTAAAAGCATGTCCATACGTGTTCATTGTCACTGAAATATCAGCATGCCCCAAACGTTCACTAATAATTTTAGCATGCACACCCTGTGCGATTAATAATGATGCTGAAGTATGTCTCAAATCATGTAACCGAATGTACTTAAATTTATGTCCATCGATAAAATTTTTCCAATGTTTAGAAGGGCTTGTTGGATACAAGTGAGTACCATCAAATGAATGGAATAGCCATTCTCTATCTTGTTCGATCCATTTACCACCTTTTTTCAATTTTTCTTTTGCCCAATGTATACGATATGCTTTTAATTCTTCCATAACTGACTCAGGTAATGTCACATAACGTTTAGATTTTTTTGTTTTAGTCGTTTTGATATGTGGACCTTGTTTAGTCAAAACGATAGATTGGTGAATATATATTTGTTGATTATCAAAATCTACGTCCTTCCATTCTAAACCCAACAATTCTCCTTTTCGCAATCCAGCAGCCAATGCTAAAGTGAACATCATTTTCCACAGTTCAGGTTCACTTTGTAGCATATACAACAATGTTTCAATCTCATCTTCTTCATAAATTTGCATTTCTTTACCTACATCATCGGTATCACTGGGACGAGGCTTTTCTACTCCATCCATAGGGTTGTTAGATAAAACATTCCACTTCACGGCATACTTAAATATGCTTTTTAGTGTTCTATACACATCTTGTTTACTGTGATAAGTGACAGGCTCATCTTTACCATCATATCGCTTCATGTCTCGAACAACGGACATAAGATGAAATGCATTGATTTGATCCATAGGCATATGACCTATGATAGGATTTATATGCAATTCTAATTTACGCTGATGATTTCCATACGTAGTTAAAGCAAGTGTAGAAGCAAAATCTTTCTCCCATTGTTCTGCAAAATCTTTAAAAATGATTTTTTCTACTTTTATATAATTCCCTGATAAAACTTCGTTTTTAAATTTTAGATACTCTCGATCTAAAAACTCCTTCAACTGTTTAGGCGTCATTTTTTCTTCAATAGTGATTGTTTTTGTCTCGCGTGGATATTTACCTCTAGCATCTTTTGGTAAATAAACAGTGAAACGATACGAATTATCTCCGCGTTTTACGATACTTGCCATTTAAAATTTCTCCTTTCGATTTAACTTTCAGATATGCTTTAACTAATCACCACCTTTGATGGGAATATGTGTTCTTTTTAGGGTAAAATTTTTTTACCATCAACGATTTTTAAAGAAAGTAGCTCAATTGGAACTCCTTTTTCTTCTATAGCATCGTAGATGGTAAAACCTGAACAACATTGTTCATTAAATAATTCATCTGGTAACAATAACTCAACAGCAAATGTATTAGCCTCAATTTCAATTTTGTCAGTAGAAAATAAAGTATGTTTTTTCAAAAATGAAGTGTTGGTATCAGGATGTTGAACAGCGTGCCCTAATTCATGACTACAAATAAAAATCTGAGATTTTCTATCAGCATCTTGATTGATATGAATCATAGGTACTCTAAAATGTTTGTTGTAATATCCTAATGCATTCCCTAACCGTTCGAATACAATGAGTATCCCCATGTATTCAGCAAGTTTGAAAGGATCGTTAGTTCCATATTTTTTAACTAACTGATTAACAATTGACTTAATCGACATGCATCCAACACTCCTATTAATCTCTATATTTTTTAGGGGTGAATTTCTGTTTCGCTACCCGTTTAGCAAGTCTCAATGAATTTTCTAAACTTGATAATAGCAATTCTCTATCTTCCAATTCTTCTTCACTTAACTCATCGAGAGTTCTACCATCGAATGCAGCATGCCCACTATTAGATAGCCCTTCGACCATTTTTTGAAGCTCTTCTTGTATAGATCGTTCATCTTTCTCCGTTAAATCGTAATAACGTTTTTTATCTGTGCGACCTAATAGGTAGTCTAAAGACACATCGAAAAAATCTGCTATCAATGTCACTTTATCAGTACCAGGAGTTGAAACATCCCATTTTCTAATTTGTCCATTAGAAATCCCAGTTTTTCTTTCCAATTCAGCAATTGATATTTTTTGTTCTTTACATAGCATTTTAATTTTTTCTACTAAACTCAATGGTATCAACCTTTCAAGAGCTTATGAAAAAACGAAATATCAAATAAGTTAATTTTAGTTTGACAATTAGTTTATTTGATAATATACTGTGTTCATAAGCTAAGTTATTCGCTTAAAGACAATAGAAAAGACAACCTTATAATAATCACTTTATCGTTGGGGAACGGTTCAAATGTTGATTTCACAGGCTTTTTAAAGTCTTATTTAGCTATGCACAAATAATATCATATAAGCTAATTTGTGTAAATGCCTTTTAGTAAATTAGCTAATAACTTAACTTAAAAATTACCAATTCATATGAGTGCTGTGATACCGAGCCAATGACGGTATAGTCGTAACTTATAGCTTACATGACGGTAGCAACGTTAATTGATTTAAAAGGAGGTTCCTATATGCCAGAAGATTTAGGGGCTCAAGTAAGAAATGAGCTCTTCAAACTAAAGTGGAGTCAAAAGAAATTGGCAGAAATGGTTGGTATTTCGGAAGTTTATTTATCAGACATCATTCGTGGTAAAAGAAATGGTCCAAAGGTTCAGGAACATATCAAGCATATTCGTAAAATTTTAGATATTTAAGGTGAGGTGAAGTATATGGAAAAACTCACTATGTCAGTAGAGGAAGTTGCAAGTGAATTAGGTGTTAGTAAAACAACTATTTACACAATGGCACGTGAAAAAGAAATTCCTCATACAAAAGTGAGAGGAAGGATTTTATTTCACAGACCTACAATTGAGCATTGGTTAATCACTAATACAGAGGGCGGTGAAACCAAATGAAAACAACCAACCTAGAGTGGCTTGCTATGTCGGATGATGAAAAACAGGCTGCTTTAAATAAGCGATTGAGGGGAGGGAATTAGGTGAATCAAGAACAATTGAATGCCATTAAAGAACGTGTGGTTAAGGCTACACAAGGACCATGGGATATTGAACCGTTAGCAGGAATTTCAACTAATGAAACAACAATTTGGATGGATACAGATGATTACATCCAAGTGCATGGATGTTCAATTATTCAATCAACTAATGACGCGTTATTTATTCTTCATGCTATTGAAGATGTGCCAGCGCTTATTACGGAGGTTGCGAGGTTACGTGAAATTGTAGAAGAATTTATCGAATATTGTGCTACTACAAATGATGTTAGACCTTTGATGGAAATTGTAACAGATGCACGTCAAGCATTGGCAGGTGAAGCAAAATGATAGAACGTAATTTCAATGGTTTAATCGTACGCCATAGAAAATCAGCAGTGTTTTTCGAGAGAGAAACAGACCTGAATATCGAAGGGTATGTATCGCCTCTTTGGAAAGATCAAACACCTGTAATTAAACCAAGTGAACTAGAACGCGAATATACTTTTTCTCAAACTGAGTTTAAAGAATTTGTGGCTTATATGGAGCAAATTGCACTTGAAGCATGGGCAAACTTTAAGCCCAAAATTGCAGTTAGTCAAGGATCTGATTACTGGGAGTATTACGATAGGGACTTTGATAACAATGGGTATTTGACCGTTGGCAAATATTATATCAACTTAGATGGTCCAGCAAATCAGCCCAAAACTAACAATCCAACAGTCCGATTGTATAAGTTTAATAAACGTAAATTTGAATCATTTATTTATGACTTACACAAAGCATTGGATAGTGAATCAGATGTCCAACGGAAACAAGATCATCACACGTAGTAATAGCAAAATTATGATTCGGTATGGTGAGTTGACACGGATATTAAATGCTACTGAGATACAGCAATGGCATCATATCATTGCGAAGATTGAACAGTTTCAAGCCAATGAGTTGGAAAGGAGAGTCCAATGAACATTAAACCGGTGCCAGTGGAATTAGTAGGTGAAGCACTAACAAGTCTTGTAAATCCACTCTTCGAATTACATCAAATTGCTTGTGAGCTACCATTAAACGTTTTATCAGATGTGAAACAGCGTATAGGTGACTGGCTTGCGGGCGGTGGACACCATACTGATCCATACATTCGGCAGCAAGTTGCCTATGCGAAGAAAGTTTATGCAGCTTTGAGGGGAGGTGAAATAGGGTGAGTGAAAAAGCGAAGGTTAGTCAAGAGGTTGCTAATATTCTAGACGATTTAACAAGAAACTTCACGAAAAAAGTAATTATTGATGCACATGTAAGGAATCCAAATGGATGGAACATGGATGATAATAAGGCATTAAATGGGCTAGATTTAGATATTTTGGTTCGCGCTTTATACAATGGCTACACGATTGAAGGCAATGCCCAGGAACAGGTTTTAGAGTGGTTTAAATTCTCTATTCAAAAATTTAATGATCTTAAAAAAGTTGATGCAACCCAAATGAAAGATTGGGATAAACAAGACATCGAGGAACATCACAATGAGGTTGATTATTTCCGAATAGAAATTAGCGTATTGAAGCAAGTTCTATCAATCTTTGAAATCAATACTTGAAGAAGGAGTGATATAAATGACTCGAAATCCTTATGACTACTACATTACGGATGAAGAGTATGAGTTAGCAAATAGTAATGGGATTAGTCGCACGACTTTAGAATATCGCATTAGATATGCTGGTTGGTCAAAACAAAAATCGCTAACAACACCTGTTCAGAAACATAAAAAATACCCAATATGGGCTCTTGAATTAGCTCAATCAAATGGTATTCCTTACAAGACATTTAAATGGCGTATTTTTAGTGGTTGGGATTTCAAAACAGCTGCTACTAGGAGTGTTGGTGCGCCTTATCAAAGAAGTAAAAGAAAGTATCCAATAGAAATTATTCAACTAGCCGAGAAAAACGGAATTTCCTATAGCAATTTTTATAAAAGAGTCAATCGTTATAAATGGGATGTCATCAAAGCAGCAACAACACCAGTTATGTCTAAAGAAGAGAGCTTAGCTAAAGCACGAAAGAAAAGTTCATTCAGGTTGGGGATAGAAGCATTCTGGAATGAAAAAAAGTCACTCCGCAAAGTGACCTAGAACAAACCATTTAGGAATTTATTATAACACGAAACGAGGTAAAAATAGTGGAAATAAAATTCAATCACCTAAAACTGCAGAATTTTAAAAGCCACAAGGATCTTGAAGTTAAGTTTGCCGACCTGACTAAGATCCTTGCAGATAATGCAAAAGGTAAAAGCTCCATTGGTGAAGCTATTACATTCCTATTATACGGTAATGACTTATTGGGTAGCAAACTGGACCCTTCACCAGTAACATATCAGGCTGACAACACACTTGTAACACTACATTTAAGTGTTGATGACGGAGAACTGCTATTAGGGCGTGAAATTGCGAAAGGACGCAATAAGTTCTACGTAAATGAGGTTCCTTCAAAAGCTACTGAATTTAATGAGGTTGTAGAGAAACTATTTGATAAAGATTTATTCTTGTCGCTGTTTAATCCAAGCTACTTTTTCACCTTACATTGGGAAAAGCAGCGTCAAATGATCTTAAAATACACGACTGCACCTGCAAATAAAGAAGTATTAAAAGAACTACCTAAGCCACAATCGGACAAGCTGGCTACATTGGTAAAAAAACATTCGCTGGAAGATTTAGATAAAATTCATCGAGCTAATAAAACTAAGTTGGACAAACAATATATTGCTGCTCAGAGCCGTACAAAGACGTTACGAGAGCAGTTAGAGCAACAGGCTCCGACTGTACCATTGGACTCGTTAAACGCGGAATTAAGCCAACTGGTGAAAGAGCGAAATGCCATTGAATCCGTGACAGATAAAGCACAGGGCACAAATGGCAGAATTAACATTCTTCATAGCAAAATTCATGCTTTGGCAACAGAGCGAGATCATATCAGAGAAAGCTTTAATCACCTAAAAAATGAGCAAGTACAAGATACTTGTCGAGTTTGTAAACAAACTTTACAGGATGAGGCGATTGCTGCTGTCAATGCTGAAAAAGAGCAACGTATCAATCAAATTAAAGCACAGTTCCAGCGAGTTGTTGACGAACGAAAGGTACTGGAAGAGGAGCTTGAAACTCTTGAATATGTTGATGTATCTGAACAATTGGAAAAAGCTCGTTTACTTCAAGAGAAGATAAATCCAATAGAATATGAGATTTCTAAGCATAGGCAGCTCAAAGCACTGGAAGAGCAAGTTGTTGCTGCAGAAGTGAATGAAAAAGAAACACTGGAATCCCTGAATGAATCAATTTTTATCCTGGATGCCATTAAAGATTTCAAAGCAAAAGAAGCTGAATTACAAGTTAAGAAGGTTCAAGGCTTATTCGAAAATCTATCAATCAAACTGTTCGAAGAAGTGAAAACAACAGGTGAAGATAAACCAACTTTCATTGTTCAAATGGATGGTAAAGACTACTTAAAGCTTTCGTTCAGTGAACAAACAAGGGCAGGTCTTGAAGTGCGTGACGTACTGTCAACTCAAAGTGATGTAATTGCACCTTGCTTTGTAGACAATGCTGAAACAATTACCAAATTTAAAGAACCAAATGGGCAATTGATAACCAGCCGAGTTGTTGAAGGTAAAGAGTTGGAGGTGTCTTCTGAATGATTGCTAAAGAAATCACGGTCGGCTACACATATACCAAGAATCTAGGAAACTTTGAAAATATAAAAGTTGATGCAGCTGTAACTATTTCTGTAGAGCCTGGACAAGATGTTGACGCACTTTATGACAAAGCATACGAAAGTATGAGAAAACAGGTAAAAAATGGCCTTAATAAATTTACGGAGGGACGTTATTTATGAACAGAAACTTACCAACTTTAACACCTGAAATTACAGAAGCTTTTCAACCTGCAGTATTAGAGGTTATTCGCAACTCGATTGCTCCTACAGCAAATGATCAAGAGTTTCTATTATTCGCTCACAAGGCAGCGTCATATGGTCTTGATCCTTTCAAAAATGAAATTTTCTTCATCAAGTATGGCAATCAAGCACGTATTCAATTTGCAGCTGAGGCTTATCTTTCAAAAGCGCGAGAACAAGAGGGCTTTATCCCACCAGATACGCAAATGGTGCATGAGAAAGATGAATTTAAAATCGCTATGAATAAAGAAACAAAGCAAATGGAAGTCATTCAGCACGAAATTGGGTTCCCGCGTGGAAAGATTATTGGTGCTTATTCTGTTGCTTATCGTGACGGCTATCCACCAGTAACAGTCATCATGGACATCGAGGAAGTTGCTCATATGTTCACCGGTCAAAACAAGGATAACTGGAACAAGTGGACAAGTGATATGTTCGGAAAACATGTTCAGCAGCGCGCGCTAAAAAAGCAATATGGCTTGGCGTTTGAAGATGTGACGATTACGTCAAATGATGTACCGCCACGACCAAGAAAAGACGTCACACCAAATCAAGAGACAATCGAGTCACCAAATCCACCTGAGAATAAACAACTGAGTCCTGCAGATAAATTACGTAATGAGGTAAATGCAAGATTTAAGGTATTAGGCATTACTACTAGCGAAGCTGTGAAAGAATACCTTACTAAAAATGCTCCACACATTGACCCTGCAACAGCAACAGAGGATGAAATGGTTGGCTTGATTGCATTGTTAGATGTGAACATCGATTTATTGTCTGTAGAACCAAACAATGATGATTTACTCGAGTAAAAACTATGAAACTACCACAAACAATAGTTTATGAGAGGAATAAAGACTGTGAATTGTGTGGGCAAGAAATGAATGAAACTGAATACAACTTGTACCGTGGGCTTGAAATATGCCCACGGTGTCATGAGGAATTGGAGGGTAGAAAATGAAAGTTAATATTCTAGCATCGGGTTCATCCGGGAACTGTATAGCATTAACAACCAATGAATCTACCATTCTAATCGATGCAGGCATTGCCAAGACAAAGATAGAGAAAAGGCTTCTGGAAGTTGGTATAACGCCAAGTAGTGTCAAAGCCATCTTTGTAACACATGCACATAGCGATCATATTAAGGGGCTGCCTTTAGCTAATAAATATAAAATCCCTGTTTATGCTGGCGAACGTGAATGGAAAAATATCACTAGCGTTGATGAAGATTTAATTAAACCAATTGGTGTTGGAGGTATTTTCGGTTGTGGTCACTTTATAGTAAGCCATTTTAATGTTCATCACGATGCAATCGATCCGAGGGGATACGTTGTATGGAATTTAAATAATTTTAAAGTTTCTATTTGCTTAGATACAGGTCATGTTGATGCAAGTATGTTAAACGCTATGAGGCATAGCAATATCTACATCCTTGAAGCCAATCACGACCCAGGAATGGTTGAAGCATCTAATTACCCAAATAGCGTGAAGGCTAGGATATTGAGCCATATTGGGCACTTATCCAATGAACAAACAGCAGCCGCGCTTTCTCAGCTTGTACAAGGGCGAGGTGAGCGAATCTATCTAACACATTTAAGTAGTAAGAACAACTTTCCCAAGCTTGCAGAAATGACGGTCGAAAGAGAACTTTCGAAAAAAGGCTATCAAGTAGGAACGCACTACGAATTGGAGGTTATTTGATGCATCCATATAGTTTGATTTTAGCTGCTGTAGAGTTGCTACAAAAAGAAAATGCCGAGCTGAAACGAAAAATTGAAATTATGGAGCTACAAAATATTTCAGCAGCTGTTGCTAATCTTATCGATGAATGGCTGAGCAGACCTTATGAGGGTGATGATGAACGTCAGGACATTGAAGATTTTGCTAAGGAAATTAGTAAGTACATCCACAGTCAATTAAAAGCATGAATAGGGTGAGTTATCATGGCAAATCCACAACTCAAAAATGGGCACACACGGATTGCCAATGAAATCCTTGAAGAAATCATGAAACTTAATCTCAATGGCACTCAATTCCGTTTGTTGTTGGCCATTTGGAGATATACGTATGGTTTTCAGCGTACAACCAACGATATATCAACAAGTTTTTTAACAAGAGCAATTAATGCTAACAGAACGCAAGTAAGTAGAGAACTAGCAACATTGATTGATAGAAACATAGTCTCAGTTATTGGGATTGGTTCAAAAGGAGGAAGAGAGATGGGGGTTAATAAAAACTATGAAGAGTGGGATGAACAGCTGCCGTCTAAAGAGGTAGATCCTGAAATCTCTGATCAAACTAAGCAAGCTAAAAAGCTAAAATATGATGAGGAAAATACTTATTACAAAATGGCTGTCTACTTTCATGAAAAAGTTGCTGCAGTTGCAGATGAGGCTGGAATATCTCATTTAATTAAAAAATCTAATATGCAAACTTGGGCTGATGATATGCGAAAGCTTATAGAAATAGATCAAGTCGATAAACACTTGGCTAAACAAGTCATGGATTGGGTAACACAAGATTCGTTTTGGCGCACCAATGTTTTATCAGCTAAAAAGCTTCGGGAGAAATTTATGGAATTAGCTATCAAAATGAATGCAGATAAAAAGCCGGTTCAGCCAAAACAAAAACCTCATTATGACCCAAGAGATATAGAAATCGCGCACCAACGCTGGGTGCAGGATGGTAATGATCCTGAAAAATTCAATTGGGAGACAGGGAAAGGGGAATATGACTAAATGACAATCGGAGCAA
This window harbors:
- a CDS encoding transcriptional regulator; this encodes MPEDLGAQVRNELFKLKWSQKKLAEMVGISEVYLSDIIRGKRNGPKVQEHIKHIRKILDI
- a CDS encoding transcriptional regulator, producing MSLVEKIKMLCKEQKISIAELERKTGISNGQIRKWDVSTPGTDKVTLIADFFDVSLDYLLGRTDKKRYYDLTEKDERSIQEELQKMVEGLSNSGHAAFDGRTLDELSEEELEDRELLLSSLENSLRLAKRVAKQKFTPKKYRD
- a CDS encoding site-specific integrase gives rise to the protein MASIVKRGDNSYRFTVYLPKDARGKYPRETKTITIEEKMTPKQLKEFLDREYLKFKNEVLSGNYIKVEKIIFKDFAEQWEKDFASTLALTTYGNHQRKLELHINPIIGHMPMDQINAFHLMSVVRDMKRYDGKDEPVTYHSKQDVYRTLKSIFKYAVKWNVLSNNPMDGVEKPRPSDTDDVGKEMQIYEEDEIETLLYMLQSEPELWKMMFTLALAAGLRKGELLGLEWKDVDFDNQQIYIHQSIVLTKQGPHIKTTKTKKSKRYVTLPESVMEELKAYRIHWAKEKLKKGGKWIEQDREWLFHSFDGTHLYPTSPSKHWKNFIDGHKFKYIRLHDLRHTSASLLIAQGVHAKIISERLGHADISVTMNTYGHAFKSADRAAADKLDNFFKVKKQS
- a CDS encoding ImmA/IrrE family metallo-endopeptidase, whose product is MSIKSIVNQLVKKYGTNDPFKLAEYMGILIVFERLGNALGYYNKHFRVPMIHINQDADRKSQIFICSHELGHAVQHPDTNTSFLKKHTLFSTDKIEIEANTFAVELLLPDELFNEQCCSGFTIYDAIEEKGVPIELLSLKIVDGKKILP
- a CDS encoding excisionase → MEKLTMSVEEVASELGVSKTTIYTMAREKEIPHTKVRGRILFHRPTIEHWLITNTEGGETK
- a CDS encoding MBL fold metallo-hydrolase — encoded protein: MKVNILASGSSGNCIALTTNESTILIDAGIAKTKIEKRLLEVGITPSSVKAIFVTHAHSDHIKGLPLANKYKIPVYAGEREWKNITSVDEDLIKPIGVGGIFGCGHFIVSHFNVHHDAIDPRGYVVWNLNNFKVSICLDTGHVDASMLNAMRHSNIYILEANHDPGMVEASNYPNSVKARILSHIGHLSNEQTAAALSQLVQGRGERIYLTHLSSKNNFPKLAEMTVERELSKKGYQVGTHYELEVI
- a CDS encoding ATPase, whose product is MEIKFNHLKLQNFKSHKDLEVKFADLTKILADNAKGKSSIGEAITFLLYGNDLLGSKLDPSPVTYQADNTLVTLHLSVDDGELLLGREIAKGRNKFYVNEVPSKATEFNEVVEKLFDKDLFLSLFNPSYFFTLHWEKQRQMILKYTTAPANKEVLKELPKPQSDKLATLVKKHSLEDLDKIHRANKTKLDKQYIAAQSRTKTLREQLEQQAPTVPLDSLNAELSQLVKERNAIESVTDKAQGTNGRINILHSKIHALATERDHIRESFNHLKNEQVQDTCRVCKQTLQDEAIAAVNAEKEQRINQIKAQFQRVVDERKVLEEELETLEYVDVSEQLEKARLLQEKINPIEYEISKHRQLKALEEQVVAAEVNEKETLESLNESIFILDAIKDFKAKEAELQVKKVQGLFENLSIKLFEEVKTTGEDKPTFIVQMDGKDYLKLSFSEQTRAGLEVRDVLSTQSDVIAPCFVDNAETITKFKEPNGQLITSRVVEGKELEVSSE